In Castanea sativa cultivar Marrone di Chiusa Pesio chromosome 6, ASM4071231v1, a single window of DNA contains:
- the LOC142639598 gene encoding uncharacterized protein LOC142639598, translating into MNLARRRIILDNVCQGCKRSPESVVHSIWECCVAQDVWAGSFISLQKCSNDQHYIIQLFEDLLERLSTGKFELFLVQAWIIWNQRNTVVHGGQLKDLRWLNKRAMDYLDEYKKSQDHLSILVTAPSRDFWQPPPPSVYKLNFDAAIFSSLKCWLWCNNLQ; encoded by the coding sequence ATGAATCTTGCTAGAAGAAGAATCATTTTAGACAATGTATGTCAAGGCTGCAAAAGATCTCCAGAATCTGTAGTTCACTCAATTTGGGAATGTTGTGTTGCTCAAGATGTGTGGGCTGGGAGCTTTATTAGTTTGCAGAAGTGCTCTAATGATCAACATTACATTATCCAGTTGTTTGAGGATCTTTTGGAGAGGCTCTCTACAGGTAAGTTTGAATTGTTTCTTGTTCAAGCATGGATTATTTGGAATCAGAGGAACACAGTGGTGCATGGGGGGCAGCTGAAGGACCTGAGGTGGCTGAATAAAAGAGCAATGGATTACTTGGATGAATACAAAAAATCCCAGGACCATCTATCAATCCTAGTCACGGCACCAAGCAGGGATTTTTGGCAACCTCCCCCTCCATCAGTTTATAAACTGAATTTTGATGCTGCCATTTTTTCAAGCCTGAAATGCTGGCTTTGGTGCAATAATTTACAATGA